Proteins encoded in a region of the Brevundimonas vesicularis genome:
- a CDS encoding aldehyde dehydrogenase family protein, translating into MTDTLELSHWIGGEKVAGALAGESLNPSDTRDVVARTPKGGAAEVDQAVQAARAAFPGWSDASPEVRFDVLDKAGSLIMERAAQIGRLLAREEGKTLPEGIGETMRAARILKYFAGEALRVHGQNLASTRPGVEIQTYRQAVGVFGLITPWNFPIAIPAWKIAPAIAFGNTVVIKPAGPTPATAEALIAILHEAGLPKGVVNMVIGDGDVGRAIVAHPGIDGISFTGSQAVGAGVAEGAVKRQARVQLEMGGKNPLIVLDDADLDRAVNIALDGSFFATGQRCTASSRLIIQDGIHDRFVAALAEKVAALRVGNALDSNTQMGPAVTEAQREVSYKYIDIAREAGGRIVTGGERLSFDAPGWYVQPTLIADTAADARINNEEVFGPVASTIRVASYEEALAVANGIEFGLSAGIVTQSLKHARDFQKNAKAGMTMVNLATAGVDYHVPFGGSKKSSYGSREQGFAAVEFYTQIKTSYSAS; encoded by the coding sequence ATGACCGACACGCTTGAACTTTCGCACTGGATCGGCGGCGAGAAGGTCGCGGGAGCCCTGGCGGGCGAGAGCCTGAACCCGTCGGATACGCGCGACGTCGTGGCCCGCACGCCCAAGGGCGGCGCCGCCGAGGTGGACCAGGCCGTTCAGGCCGCCCGCGCCGCCTTCCCCGGCTGGTCCGACGCCTCGCCCGAGGTCCGCTTCGACGTGCTGGACAAGGCCGGTTCGCTGATCATGGAGCGCGCGGCCCAGATCGGCCGCCTCTTGGCTCGTGAAGAGGGCAAGACCCTGCCCGAAGGCATCGGCGAGACCATGCGCGCCGCCCGCATCCTGAAATATTTCGCCGGCGAGGCTCTGCGCGTCCACGGTCAGAACCTGGCCTCGACCCGTCCGGGCGTGGAGATCCAAACCTATCGCCAGGCGGTCGGTGTGTTCGGCCTGATCACGCCTTGGAATTTCCCCATCGCCATTCCGGCCTGGAAGATCGCCCCGGCCATCGCCTTCGGCAACACCGTCGTCATCAAGCCCGCCGGCCCGACCCCGGCGACGGCCGAGGCCCTGATCGCCATCCTGCATGAGGCCGGCCTGCCCAAGGGCGTGGTCAATATGGTCATCGGCGACGGCGACGTCGGCCGCGCCATCGTCGCCCACCCAGGCATCGACGGCATCAGCTTCACCGGCTCGCAGGCCGTGGGCGCAGGCGTCGCCGAAGGCGCGGTGAAGCGTCAGGCGCGCGTTCAGCTGGAGATGGGCGGCAAGAACCCGCTGATCGTTCTGGACGACGCCGATCTGGACCGGGCGGTGAACATCGCCCTGGACGGCAGCTTCTTCGCCACCGGCCAGCGCTGCACCGCCTCCAGCCGCCTGATCATTCAGGACGGCATCCACGACCGCTTCGTCGCCGCCCTGGCCGAGAAGGTCGCCGCACTGCGCGTCGGCAACGCCCTGGATTCCAATACCCAGATGGGTCCGGCCGTGACCGAGGCTCAGCGCGAGGTCTCCTACAAATACATCGACATCGCCCGCGAAGCCGGCGGCCGCATCGTCACGGGCGGTGAGCGCCTGAGCTTCGACGCCCCCGGCTGGTACGTCCAGCCGACCCTAATCGCCGACACCGCCGCTGACGCGCGCATCAACAACGAAGAGGTCTTCGGCCCCGTTGCCTCGACCATCCGCGTCGCCAGCTATGAAGAGGCGCTCGCCGTCGCCAACGGCATCGAGTTCGGCCTGTCGGCGGGCATCGTCACCCAGTCGCTGAAACACGCCCGCGACTTCCAGAAGAACGCCAAGGCCGGCATGACCATGGTCAACCTCGCCACCGCCGGCGTCGACTATCATGTGCCCTTCGGCGGCTCCAAGAAGTCCTCCTACGGTTCGCGTGAACAGGGCTTTGCGGCTGTGGAATTCTATACCCAGATCAAAACCAGCTACTCGGCGAGCTGA
- a CDS encoding GH39 family glycosyl hydrolase, translating to MKRSHIRSLALVAALVGAPLTASAQTADPRVISVDVGGPSTPRDRMADFSVGADYPGTTIREDALAQLKTAREELGFRYIRFHDIFHDDMGVYREVDGRPVYDWTRIDQLYDRFLAMGIKPFVELGFTPDAMKTSDQTIFYWKGNTSHPQPEKWTGLIDTFVRHLIDRYGVEEVRSWYFEFWNEPNLAGFWEGAYQAAYFDYYGRTVRAIKAIDPALRVGGPSTAGAAWVLEFLAYADQHDAPVSFVTTHTYGVEGGFLDEKGEGDNRLSRNPDAVVSDVRKVRAEIEASPTPGLPLFFTEWNTSYNPRDPIHDDYFGASYILTKLRQSEGLAQGMSYWAYSDLFEEPGPQTKPFDGGFGLMNPQGVRKPTWFAYKYLNSMGDRELPTGDEQSIAALKDDTVQVLAWRYELPDQPISNRPFFRQVREPATAAPLRIALSGLRPGVHVATIRRVGFKSNDAYTAYLEMGSPATLSEEQLEALQTLTLDQPETLTVTARADGEAQMEVPMRVYDVVMVEIAASQGR from the coding sequence ATGAAGCGCTCACACATCAGAAGCCTGGCGCTGGTCGCAGCGCTTGTCGGCGCCCCGTTGACTGCGAGCGCCCAGACGGCAGATCCGAGGGTGATCTCGGTCGATGTCGGCGGGCCGTCCACACCCCGCGACCGAATGGCCGATTTTTCGGTCGGCGCCGACTATCCGGGCACGACGATCCGTGAGGATGCCTTGGCGCAGTTGAAGACCGCGCGCGAAGAACTGGGCTTCCGCTACATCCGATTCCACGACATTTTCCACGACGACATGGGCGTCTACCGCGAAGTCGACGGCCGTCCGGTCTATGACTGGACGCGGATCGACCAGCTTTACGACCGCTTCCTGGCGATGGGGATCAAGCCCTTCGTCGAGCTGGGCTTCACCCCAGATGCGATGAAGACGTCGGATCAGACCATCTTCTACTGGAAGGGCAACACGTCCCATCCGCAGCCGGAGAAATGGACAGGTCTGATCGACACCTTTGTGCGGCATCTGATCGACCGCTATGGCGTCGAGGAAGTGCGGAGCTGGTATTTTGAGTTCTGGAACGAGCCGAACCTGGCCGGCTTCTGGGAGGGCGCGTATCAGGCGGCCTATTTTGACTACTATGGCCGCACGGTTCGGGCCATCAAGGCGATCGACCCCGCCTTGCGTGTGGGCGGGCCGTCCACCGCCGGTGCGGCGTGGGTTCTCGAGTTCCTGGCCTATGCCGACCAGCATGATGCGCCGGTCAGTTTTGTCACCACACACACCTATGGCGTCGAGGGCGGCTTCCTGGACGAGAAGGGCGAAGGGGACAACAGGCTGTCGCGCAATCCAGACGCCGTCGTCAGCGACGTGCGCAAGGTTCGGGCCGAGATCGAGGCCTCACCCACGCCCGGCCTGCCGCTGTTCTTCACGGAATGGAACACCAGCTATAATCCGCGTGATCCTATCCACGACGACTATTTCGGCGCGTCCTATATCCTGACCAAGCTGCGTCAGAGCGAGGGTCTGGCGCAGGGCATGAGCTATTGGGCCTACAGCGACCTGTTCGAAGAGCCAGGCCCGCAGACCAAACCATTCGATGGCGGCTTCGGACTGATGAATCCCCAGGGCGTGCGCAAGCCGACGTGGTTCGCCTACAAATATCTGAACAGCATGGGCGACCGCGAACTACCGACTGGCGACGAACAAAGCATCGCAGCGCTGAAAGACGACACGGTGCAGGTGCTGGCCTGGCGCTACGAACTGCCGGACCAGCCGATCAGCAACCGACCCTTTTTCCGCCAGGTGCGGGAGCCTGCGACGGCTGCGCCTTTGAGGATCGCATTGAGCGGCCTGCGCCCCGGCGTTCATGTCGCCACGATCCGCCGCGTCGGTTTCAAGTCGAATGACGCATACACCGCCTATCTGGAGATGGGATCGCCGGCGACGCTCAGTGAAGAACAGTTGGAGGCACTGCAAACGCTGACGCTGGACCAACCAGAGACCCTGACGGTCACCGCTCGTGCCGACGGTGAGGCCCAGATGGAGGTGCCTATGCGTGTCTACGACGTGGTCATGGTCGAGATCGCGGCCTCGCAGGGACGCTGA
- a CDS encoding cation:proton antiporter, whose amino-acid sequence MTNAELSVAFFLQMAIIIAACRIVGWLAKRYFGQPQVVGEMIAGVILGPSLFGLLAPDFQAALFPRESRSILFVGAQLGVGLYMFLIGLGFRRDHFRANAKSAAAVSLAGMAAPFLVAVAIAPWLVAEGLFGQGVQTWQAMLFMGAAISITAFPMLARIIHERGLSGTRLGSLSLAAGAIDDAGAWCVLAIVLASFGAGPMLAVTAIAGAAPSPCSC is encoded by the coding sequence ATGACCAATGCTGAACTGAGCGTGGCCTTCTTCCTGCAGATGGCGATCATCATCGCCGCCTGCCGCATCGTGGGCTGGCTGGCCAAGCGCTACTTCGGCCAACCGCAGGTGGTGGGCGAAATGATCGCCGGGGTGATCCTGGGCCCGTCGTTGTTCGGCCTGTTGGCACCGGACTTTCAGGCAGCCCTGTTCCCTAGGGAGTCGCGGTCGATTCTGTTCGTCGGCGCCCAGTTGGGCGTCGGCCTCTACATGTTCCTGATCGGGCTGGGCTTCCGTCGCGATCACTTCAGGGCCAATGCGAAAAGCGCGGCCGCCGTGTCGCTAGCGGGCATGGCGGCGCCCTTCCTGGTCGCCGTAGCCATTGCGCCCTGGCTGGTCGCTGAGGGTCTGTTCGGGCAGGGCGTCCAGACCTGGCAGGCCATGCTGTTCATGGGCGCGGCCATCTCGATCACCGCTTTCCCCATGCTGGCGCGCATCATCCATGAGCGGGGCCTCAGCGGCACGCGGCTAGGGTCGTTGTCTCTGGCGGCCGGCGCCATCGACGACGCCGGCGCCTGGTGCGTCTTGGCCATCGTTTTGGCCAGCTTCGGCGCCGGGCCGATGCTGGCCGTGACGGCCATCGCGGGGGCGGCGCCTTCGCCCTGTTCATGCTGA
- a CDS encoding SDR family NAD(P)-dependent oxidoreductase encodes MSGAIYPSLKGRLVVVTGGGSGIGAGFTEAFARQGARVVFFDIAEADSKALEASLAELSPAPTFRQCDLMDVAALQACLAEIVAEQGPIDVLINNAANDDRHTLAEVTPDYWDNRINVNLRHLYFAAQSVAAGMREQGRGVIINLGSISWHLGLPDLSLYETAKAGIEGMTRALARELGGDGVRVVCIVPGNVQTPRQMKWYTPEGEAEIVAAQCLPGRLQPDDVAALGLFLASDDARLITGHEYFVDAGWR; translated from the coding sequence ATGAGCGGCGCCATCTATCCGTCGCTAAAGGGCCGTCTGGTCGTCGTCACCGGCGGCGGGTCCGGCATCGGCGCCGGTTTCACCGAGGCCTTTGCGCGTCAGGGCGCCCGTGTCGTCTTCTTCGACATCGCCGAGGCGGACTCGAAGGCGCTGGAGGCATCACTGGCCGAACTGTCGCCCGCCCCGACCTTCCGCCAATGCGATCTAATGGACGTGGCCGCCTTGCAGGCCTGCCTGGCCGAGATCGTCGCCGAACAGGGTCCCATCGATGTCCTGATCAATAACGCCGCCAACGACGACCGTCATACGCTGGCGGAGGTGACGCCCGACTACTGGGACAACCGGATCAACGTGAATCTGCGTCACCTCTATTTCGCGGCCCAGTCGGTCGCCGCCGGGATGCGCGAGCAGGGCAGGGGGGTCATCATCAACCTGGGCTCGATCAGCTGGCATCTGGGGCTGCCGGATCTGTCGCTTTACGAAACCGCCAAGGCGGGCATTGAGGGCATGACTCGCGCCCTGGCGCGCGAGCTGGGCGGTGACGGCGTGCGTGTCGTCTGCATCGTGCCGGGCAATGTCCAGACCCCGCGTCAGATGAAATGGTACACGCCGGAAGGAGAGGCCGAGATCGTGGCGGCGCAATGCCTGCCGGGCCGGCTTCAGCCCGACGACGTCGCGGCGCTCGGCCTGTTCCTCGCATCCGACGATGCACGTTTGATTACAGGCCACGAGTATTTCGTGGACGCTGGCTGGCGATAG
- a CDS encoding aldose 1-epimerase: protein MIALTAGDWRATLAPEQGGAVLSLDWRGRPVFRSTPEGATDILETACFPLVPYANRIADGRFVFEGREVRLQTLDRFAPHALHGDGWLLPWTVESQTTNRVEMTLEWSPKADADAQGWPWPWRASQTVELSDQGLTITLSVTNFGDAVMPAGLGLHPYFHRYADSRLALSAESVWITDAREIPERLAPPTEIVDWSKGLALADAPFVDCAYAGWTGEAVIDGGGRRVTLSADAPACLTQVYAPVGVDFFCVEPVTHRPDAHNAQAGEDQGLKRLPKGQTLSVAMRISAISS, encoded by the coding sequence ATGATCGCCCTGACGGCCGGCGACTGGCGCGCTACCCTGGCCCCGGAGCAGGGCGGGGCGGTGCTGAGCCTGGACTGGCGCGGCCGGCCGGTGTTTCGCTCCACGCCCGAAGGCGCGACCGATATTCTGGAGACAGCCTGTTTCCCGCTGGTCCCCTATGCCAACCGGATTGCGGACGGGCGCTTCGTCTTCGAGGGGCGTGAGGTCCGCTTGCAGACACTGGATCGGTTCGCCCCCCACGCCCTGCACGGCGACGGCTGGCTCTTGCCCTGGACCGTCGAAAGCCAGACGACCAACCGCGTCGAGATGACGCTGGAATGGTCCCCCAAGGCCGACGCTGATGCACAGGGTTGGCCCTGGCCGTGGCGCGCTAGCCAGACTGTCGAATTAAGCGACCAGGGCCTGACGATCACCTTGTCCGTGACCAACTTCGGCGATGCGGTCATGCCTGCCGGGCTCGGCCTGCACCCCTATTTCCACCGCTACGCGGACAGCCGACTGGCTCTGTCCGCCGAGAGCGTCTGGATCACCGATGCGCGCGAGATTCCCGAACGCCTGGCACCGCCCACCGAGATTGTGGACTGGTCGAAGGGCCTGGCCCTCGCCGACGCTCCCTTTGTCGATTGCGCCTATGCCGGCTGGACGGGCGAGGCGGTCATCGACGGCGGCGGTCGCCGGGTGACGCTGAGCGCCGACGCACCTGCATGCTTGACCCAGGTCTATGCGCCGGTGGGCGTCGATTTCTTCTGCGTCGAACCCGTCACCCACCGCCCGGACGCTCACAATGCGCAGGCCGGCGAGGATCAAGGTCTGAAGCGCCTGCCGAAGGGGCAAACCCTTTCGGTGGCTATGAGGATCAGCGCGATCAGTTCTTGA
- a CDS encoding fumarylacetoacetate hydrolase family protein, with protein sequence MLLADCLPADWRNARLLGRVLTEVGPSPVLVRGGRLYDLSNHVATTAQAVARDDLDAAGMDMGPLDELTVASAWSAQGVQLLSPLDLQCIKASGVTFAVSALERVIEERARGDADAANAVRQSILNRIGGDLKNLRPGSDQAEAVKAQLIAEGLWSQYLEVAIGPYAEIFTKAPVLASVGWGAEVGVRADSAWNNPEPEVVVVCDPSGRPVGASLGNDVNLRDIEGRSALLLGKAKDNNASASIGPFIRLFDDDFTMDDVRSATVRLEVEGADGFMMTGESSMSLISRDPEELVRQTLSAHQYPDGFALYLGTMFAPIDDRDAPGKGFTHKMGDRVRVSSEKLGVLENIVATCDQAPPWKFGVLELMRNLAGRGLLGVSA encoded by the coding sequence TTGTTGCTTGCCGATTGCCTGCCGGCGGACTGGCGCAATGCGCGCCTGCTCGGACGGGTCCTTACCGAGGTCGGACCCTCGCCCGTTCTGGTGCGGGGCGGGCGGCTCTATGATCTTTCGAACCACGTCGCCACAACGGCCCAGGCAGTCGCGCGGGACGATCTGGACGCGGCCGGCATGGATATGGGGCCGCTGGACGAACTGACCGTCGCCTCGGCCTGGTCGGCGCAGGGCGTCCAGTTGCTGTCGCCGCTGGACCTGCAATGCATCAAGGCCTCGGGCGTGACCTTTGCGGTCTCGGCCTTGGAACGGGTGATCGAGGAGCGGGCGCGCGGTGACGCCGACGCCGCCAACGCCGTGCGCCAGTCCATCCTCAACCGGATCGGCGGCGACCTGAAGAATCTGCGGCCGGGTTCGGATCAAGCCGAGGCCGTCAAGGCGCAGCTGATCGCCGAGGGCTTGTGGTCGCAATATCTCGAAGTCGCCATCGGCCCCTATGCCGAAATCTTCACCAAGGCGCCGGTGCTGGCCTCGGTCGGCTGGGGCGCCGAGGTCGGGGTGCGGGCGGACTCAGCCTGGAACAACCCGGAGCCGGAGGTAGTCGTCGTCTGCGATCCGTCCGGCCGCCCGGTCGGCGCCAGCCTGGGCAACGACGTCAATCTGCGCGACATCGAGGGCCGGTCGGCCCTGCTGCTGGGCAAGGCCAAGGACAACAACGCCTCGGCCTCAATCGGCCCCTTCATCCGCCTGTTCGACGACGACTTCACGATGGACGACGTGCGCTCAGCGACGGTCCGGCTGGAGGTCGAGGGAGCGGACGGCTTCATGATGACGGGCGAAAGCTCGATGAGCCTGATCAGCCGCGATCCCGAGGAACTGGTGCGTCAGACCCTGAGCGCGCATCAGTATCCCGACGGTTTCGCCCTGTATCTCGGGACCATGTTCGCGCCGATCGACGACCGCGATGCGCCGGGCAAGGGCTTCACCCACAAGATGGGCGACCGGGTCCGCGTCTCGTCCGAGAAACTGGGCGTGCTGGAAAACATCGTCGCGACCTGCGACCAGGCCCCGCCCTGGAAGTTCGGGGTGCTGGAGCTGATGCGCAATCTGGCCGGTCGCGGCCTTCTCGGAGTTTCCGCATGA
- a CDS encoding cation:proton antiporter: MLTLGPKLLAPLGRIVEREGRLSPTVLGIVLILFMLSAWAMDAVGIHAVFGGFILGVAMPRGLLSDEVKRQLEPFAVLVLLPMFFTFSGLNTQLTMVNSLGLLAVTVVILLGSILAKGGACWAAARLTGQDNATAMGIGALMNARGLMELIIINIGLQKGVIGPALFSILVLMAIVTTLMASPLFEWVYGRKARERGELGAGDDPDDTAPIHARTTGYDQGLYP, encoded by the coding sequence ATGCTGACGCTGGGACCGAAGCTGCTGGCGCCGCTGGGCCGGATCGTCGAGCGGGAAGGGCGGCTCAGCCCGACCGTGCTTGGGATCGTGCTGATCCTGTTCATGCTCAGCGCCTGGGCTATGGACGCAGTCGGCATCCATGCCGTCTTCGGCGGCTTCATCCTGGGCGTCGCCATGCCGCGCGGTCTCTTGAGTGACGAAGTCAAGCGTCAGCTGGAGCCGTTCGCCGTGCTGGTGCTGCTGCCGATGTTCTTCACCTTCTCGGGGCTGAACACCCAGCTGACCATGGTCAATAGCCTGGGGCTGCTAGCCGTGACCGTCGTTATCCTGCTGGGCTCCATCCTCGCCAAGGGCGGCGCCTGCTGGGCCGCCGCGCGCCTGACGGGTCAGGACAACGCCACGGCCATGGGCATCGGCGCCCTGATGAACGCGCGCGGCCTGATGGAGCTGATCATCATCAACATCGGCCTGCAAAAGGGCGTCATCGGCCCGGCCCTGTTCTCCATCCTGGTGCTGATGGCGATCGTCACCACCCTAATGGCCTCCCCCCTGTTCGAGTGGGTTTACGGCAGGAAGGCGAGAGAGCGGGGCGAACTGGGGGCTGGAGATGATCCCGATGATACTGCGCCGATACACGCCCGAACAACCGGCTACGATCAAGGACTATACCCATGA
- a CDS encoding sugar porter family MFS transporter — protein MAGPTGGTGPDIAGDDRVNMAFIALIVAVATIGGFMFGYDSGVINGTQDGLEAAFNLSALGTGFNVGAILLGCAVGAFIAGRLADAIGRRTVMQIAAGLFIVSAFWAGAADSSAHFIIARFIGGLGVGAASVLSPAYISEVTPASIRGRLSSVQQIMIITGLTGAFVANYALAKTAGGSTAEFWLGFPAWRWMFWLQVIPAAVYLIALLVIPESPRFLVVKKKDAQAEAVLSKLFGAGAGARKVQEIRASLAADHKPKFADLLDPATKKVRPIVWAGLILAVFQQLVGINIVFYYGAVLWQSVGFSENDALQINILSGVLSIAACLAAIAVIDKIGRKPLLLIGSAGMFVTLAVVAWCFSKAALIDGSLHLDDQTGLIALIAANAYVVFFNFSWGPVMWVMLGEMFPNQMRGSALAVAGFAQWIANFAISVSFPWMAATLGLVFTYGFYAVSALISFFLVQAWVKETRGRELEDMTG, from the coding sequence ATGGCAGGACCGACGGGGGGCACAGGCCCCGACATCGCGGGTGACGACCGCGTCAACATGGCGTTCATCGCCCTGATCGTGGCGGTCGCCACCATCGGCGGCTTCATGTTCGGCTATGATTCCGGCGTCATCAACGGCACCCAAGACGGGCTGGAGGCGGCCTTCAACCTGTCGGCCTTGGGCACCGGTTTCAACGTCGGCGCCATCCTCTTGGGCTGCGCCGTCGGCGCCTTCATCGCGGGACGTTTGGCCGACGCTATCGGCCGTCGCACGGTGATGCAGATCGCCGCCGGCCTGTTCATCGTCTCGGCCTTCTGGGCGGGTGCGGCCGACAGTTCGGCCCACTTCATCATCGCCCGGTTCATAGGCGGCCTGGGCGTGGGCGCGGCCTCGGTCCTGTCGCCGGCCTATATCTCCGAAGTTACGCCGGCCTCAATCCGTGGTCGACTGTCGTCGGTGCAGCAGATCATGATCATCACCGGCCTGACCGGCGCCTTCGTGGCCAATTACGCCCTGGCCAAGACCGCCGGCGGATCGACGGCAGAGTTCTGGCTGGGCTTCCCCGCCTGGCGCTGGATGTTCTGGCTGCAGGTCATCCCCGCCGCCGTCTATCTGATCGCCCTCCTGGTCATCCCAGAAAGCCCGCGCTTTCTGGTCGTCAAGAAGAAGGACGCCCAGGCCGAGGCCGTGCTGTCCAAACTGTTCGGTGCGGGCGCCGGTGCGCGTAAGGTTCAGGAAATCCGCGCCTCGCTGGCGGCCGACCACAAGCCCAAGTTCGCCGATCTGCTGGACCCCGCGACCAAGAAGGTGCGCCCGATCGTCTGGGCCGGCTTGATCCTTGCCGTGTTCCAGCAACTCGTCGGTATCAACATCGTCTTCTACTACGGCGCGGTGCTGTGGCAGTCGGTCGGCTTCTCCGAGAACGACGCGCTGCAGATCAACATCCTGTCCGGCGTCCTGTCGATCGCCGCCTGCCTGGCCGCCATCGCCGTCATCGACAAGATCGGCAGAAAGCCTCTGCTGCTGATCGGTTCGGCCGGCATGTTTGTGACCCTGGCTGTCGTCGCCTGGTGCTTCTCCAAGGCCGCTCTGATCGACGGATCGCTGCACCTGGACGACCAGACCGGCCTGATCGCCCTGATTGCGGCCAATGCCTATGTGGTTTTCTTCAACTTCAGCTGGGGCCCGGTCATGTGGGTCATGCTGGGCGAGATGTTCCCCAACCAGATGCGCGGTTCGGCCCTGGCCGTCGCCGGCTTTGCACAGTGGATCGCCAACTTCGCCATCTCGGTCAGCTTCCCGTGGATGGCCGCCACCCTGGGGCTGGTCTTCACCTATGGCTTCTACGCGGTCAGCGCCCTGATCTCCTTCTTCCTGGTCCAGGCTTGGGTGAAGGAAACGCGCGGTCGCGAACTGGAAGACATGACGGGCTGA
- a CDS encoding LacI family DNA-binding transcriptional regulator, which translates to MTDQQNPRRNHTMGDIARLAGVSPMTVSRVVNGDARVREATRERVEAIIRETGYVPDPAARILARAGGGRIGLLYANPSSAYLAELLSGALDGARSVGLLLLIEPSRPGAPDEEREAVQRLAAGGAQGVIVPPPLGESDATLDAIGKSGMKAVVLAAPALRDGLISLRVDDQGAAHEMMRHLLGLGHRAVGFVEGRRDQSATADRRHGAQVAVDAVKGATMWAEAGDFTYRSGFQAGQRLLGRSPRPTAIFASNDDMAAGVLAAVHAAGLSTPGDISVAGFDDTYLAASVWPTLTTIRQPVAEMARSAAVILGRGGEADGPVPHQFIARESTAPPYD; encoded by the coding sequence GTGACTGATCAACAGAATCCCCGCCGCAACCACACCATGGGCGATATCGCGCGCCTAGCCGGCGTGTCGCCAATGACGGTGTCGCGCGTGGTCAATGGCGATGCGCGGGTGCGCGAGGCGACGCGTGAGCGCGTCGAGGCGATCATTCGAGAGACCGGCTACGTGCCCGATCCCGCGGCGCGAATCCTGGCGCGGGCCGGAGGTGGACGGATCGGCCTGCTCTACGCCAACCCGTCCAGCGCCTATCTGGCCGAACTTCTGTCGGGCGCCCTGGATGGGGCGCGATCGGTAGGTTTGCTGCTGCTGATCGAGCCATCGCGGCCCGGCGCGCCTGATGAAGAGCGCGAAGCGGTTCAGCGGCTGGCGGCCGGCGGAGCACAGGGTGTGATCGTTCCGCCGCCGCTGGGCGAATCGGACGCCACCCTGGACGCTATCGGCAAGAGCGGGATGAAGGCGGTGGTTCTGGCGGCGCCCGCGCTTCGGGACGGTCTGATCTCCCTGCGGGTGGACGACCAGGGTGCGGCCCACGAGATGATGCGGCATCTGCTGGGGTTGGGCCACCGCGCCGTCGGCTTCGTCGAAGGGCGTCGGGATCAGAGCGCCACTGCGGATCGTCGCCACGGCGCCCAAGTCGCGGTCGATGCGGTGAAGGGCGCGACGATGTGGGCCGAGGCGGGCGACTTCACTTATCGTTCCGGCTTCCAGGCGGGGCAGCGGCTGCTGGGGCGCTCACCCCGGCCGACGGCCATTTTCGCCAGTAACGATGACATGGCCGCAGGCGTTCTGGCGGCCGTTCACGCTGCGGGCCTGTCGACACCGGGCGACATATCGGTGGCCGGGTTCGATGATACCTATTTGGCCGCCAGCGTCTGGCCGACCCTGACCACCATCCGCCAGCCGGTCGCCGAAATGGCCCGATCGGCCGCGGTCATCCTGGGGCGTGGCGGCGAGGCGGACGGTCCAGTCCCCCACCAATTCATCGCCAGAGAAAGCACCGCGCCTCCATACGATTGA
- a CDS encoding SMP-30/gluconolactonase/LRE family protein — protein MSEPELIWDVQAELGEGPVWDAARGAVWFVDIKGRKLHRYTPATGEKRSWDTPDQTGFALPAEDGSLVCGVRGGLYRFDPEEGDFSRFQPVEEDRLQNRLNDGFVAPDGSLWFGSMDDSEQVETGALYRWFRGELTRHDDGYGVTNGPCLSPDGRTLYHHDTLKKTILAFDHQDGVISNRRVFAVTEDGYADGPSMDAEGVLHVGLFNGWGVARFAPDGTRIGKIDVPVQTVTKAAFGGPDLRDLYMTTAWLGNADKRAEQPTLGGLYRVRVETPGLPQNRIRL, from the coding sequence ATGAGCGAGCCGGAACTGATCTGGGACGTGCAGGCGGAGCTGGGCGAAGGCCCGGTCTGGGACGCTGCGCGCGGCGCGGTGTGGTTCGTCGACATCAAGGGTCGAAAGCTGCATCGCTACACCCCCGCGACCGGCGAGAAACGCTCGTGGGACACGCCCGATCAGACCGGCTTCGCCTTGCCCGCCGAGGACGGTTCGCTGGTCTGCGGCGTGAGGGGCGGTCTTTATCGTTTCGACCCGGAGGAGGGCGACTTCTCCCGCTTCCAGCCGGTCGAGGAGGACCGACTCCAGAACAGGCTGAACGACGGCTTCGTCGCGCCGGACGGCTCCCTGTGGTTCGGTTCGATGGACGACAGCGAACAGGTCGAGACCGGCGCTCTCTACCGCTGGTTCCGGGGCGAGCTGACGCGGCACGACGACGGTTACGGCGTCACCAACGGCCCGTGCCTCAGCCCCGACGGCCGCACCCTCTATCACCACGACACGCTGAAGAAGACGATCTTGGCTTTCGACCACCAAGACGGCGTGATCTCGAACCGGCGCGTCTTCGCCGTGACCGAGGACGGCTATGCCGACGGTCCCAGCATGGACGCGGAGGGCGTGCTGCACGTCGGCCTGTTCAACGGCTGGGGCGTCGCCCGTTTCGCCCCGGACGGCACGCGGATCGGCAAGATCGACGTGCCGGTCCAGACCGTGACCAAGGCGGCTTTCGGCGGCCCCGACCTGCGCGATCTCTATATGACCACGGCTTGGTTGGGGAACGCCGACAAGCGCGCGGAGCAGCCGACCCTGGGCGGCCTCTATCGCGTCCGCGTCGAGACGCCGGGCCTGCCGCAGAACCGGATCCGCCTATGA